A portion of the Osmerus mordax isolate fOsmMor3 chromosome 22, fOsmMor3.pri, whole genome shotgun sequence genome contains these proteins:
- the si:dkeyp-117h8.4 gene encoding uncharacterized protein si:dkeyp-117h8.4, with the protein MTTPCVSVLDDTEWTQNPLNETQGSLLWDQGQPEDQDKELEESLSSQNSTLLQLYPSMLSKIGKAWRRQQVADAAGSVLRRYRQMRWSSGRRKLNSADANSTLGPVRRHVRPALNQTITFPQTFPPKKRSLNPSQSVSPYLKRTDASVHAPQRLWDEGKSPSRGRESKRRHLPILVMDFSEPSSSHDISELDKTFSISDSPPPSSSSSSSSPPRQERTVVLSPRSAYPEAGSSGTQPARPVSNREAPPNLPSHKRLTAVRPVVITAPLTPECSRTHCSPARENPFTRHHHASPNSHARSPLPAPASPHRSLQKPVSSLGRLYPRDSRRLTQSKLPTSQSPRPGPGQQQLQPRLSLDWSAPSLGQRLSSKQLDEEFKEVYRRFICRAESPLQHNPHCRFCERKVESEGRSSSILAALALSPYHLKKRHRELDQERSPQAKRPRDGCFVNSPGSLRQRKAMLRIQHRTSRFLSSTLTEPSSVSDAWSHKEPALGQARTALHPSTERQVKRAGEARFSLQLPALKEEYNRFVRQYQGQSPEPSEWSGCPSWLSSSLSRRRLLYK; encoded by the exons ATGACAACACCTT gtgtgtctgtgctggacGACACTGAGTGGACCCAGAATCCCTTGAACGAGACCCAGGGCAGCCTGCTGTGGGACCAGGGTCAGCCAGAAGACCAGgacaaggagctggaggagagcctGAGCAGCCAAAACAGCACTCTCCTGCAGCTGTATCCCAGCATGCTCAGCAAGATTGGCAAGGCCTGGCGCCGCCAGCAGGTGGCGGACGCGGCGGGCTCAGTCCTGAGGAGGTACCGCCAAATGAGGTGGTCCTCCGGCAGGCGAAAGCTGAACAGCGCCGACGCCAACAGCACCCTGGGACCTGTTCGCAGGCACGTGAGGCCTGCCCTCAACCAAACCATCACTTTCCCTCAGACTTTCCCTCCTAAGAAAAGGTCTCTGAACCCCAGCCAGTCCGTGTCTCCGTACCTCAAGAGGACTGACGCGAGCGTCCATGCTCCCCAGCGCCTTTGGGATGAGGGGAAGTCCccgagcagagggagggagtcgAAGAGAAGACATCTCCCTATCCTGGTGATGGACTTCTCTGAGCCTTCATCTTCACATGATATCTCTGAACTAGACAAGACGTTCTCCATATccgactcccctcccccctcttcctcctcctcctcctcctcgccccctaGACAGGAGCGTACTGTCGTGCTCAGCCCCAGGTCTGCCTATCCCGAGGCAGGAAGTTCCGGGACACAACCGGCGAGGCCTGTTTCCAACAGGGAGGCCCCGCCCAATCTCCCGTCGCATAAGAGATTAACCGCTGTACGCCCCGTGGTCATCACGGCACCCTTGACCCCAGAGTGCTCCAGGACCCACTGCTCCCCCGCCAGAGAGAATCCCTTCACACGGCACCATCACGCGTCTCCCAACAGCCACGCCAGAAGCCCCCTGCCGGCCCCAGCGTCGCCACACCGCTCTCTCCAGAAGCCTGTCTCGTCGCTCGGGCGTCTCTACCCCCGGGACTCCCGCAGGCTCACCCAGTCCAAGCTCCCCACTTCCCAGTCGCCCCGGCCTGGGCCTGGCCAGCAACAGCTCCAGCCCCGCCTCTCCCTGGACTGGTCGGCCCCCTCCCTCGGCCAGAGGCTTTCCTCGAAGCAGCTCGACGAGGAGTTTAAGGAAGTCTACCGCAGGTTTATTTGCCGGGCGGAATCCCCGCTCCAGCACAACCCTCACTGCCGCTTCTGCGAGAGGAAGGTGGAGAGCGAGGGTCGGTCGTCCTCCATACTGGCTGCCctggccctctctccctaccaccTGAAGAAGCGCCACAGGGAGCTGGACCAGGAGCGTTCTCCCCAGGCCAAACGTCCCAGGGACGGCTGCTTTGTGAACTCCCCAGGGTCTCTGCGCCAGAGGAAGGCCATGTTGAGGATCCAGCATCGCACCAGTCGTTTTCTGTCGTCCACTCTCACAGAGCCCTCCTCTGTCTCGGACGCCTGGAGCCACAAGGAGCCTGCCTTGGGCCAGGCACGCACCGCACTGCACCCCTCGACTGAGAGACAAGTCAAGAGAGCCGGGGAGGCCAGGTTCAGCCTGCAGCTTCCTGCCTTG AAAGAAGAGTACAACAGATTTGTCAGACAATATCAAG GACAGTCACCAGAACCATCAGAATGGAGTGGCTGCCCCTCATGGCTTTCGTCCAGTTTGTCAAGAAGAAGACTGCTCTATAAATAG
- the wu:fa56d06 gene encoding uncharacterized protein wu:fa56d06 produces MLNLVLLCLWALSGLNAAPLRDDVVAPPRGMVHNDQLTLPSGIPAYDQRRQGTEPSRRFLVDLNTGLLKEHASEMERRVGNVLEPPTMGLLRQGIQNSPHTPVDRKTGNIIQAVGDIETNFILNSAGSVEVPAKMTEAGWVRESVSLPRSVPVEQRRQGTEPSRRFLMDLNTGLLKEHISEMERRVGKVYVPPFVDLFRQGTENSRATLVDTRTGTIIQEVGEMERNMKLVGEMERNMKPDVQKEWSEVVAEVHNVPVEQRRQGTEPSRRFLMDLNTGLLKEHISEMERRVGKVYVPPFVDLFRQGTENSRATLVDTRTGTIIQEVGEMERNFIMKPQDVSRVQDQLDTECVGEVIDGRCYRFNPTPMTFSQAEASCRVLSRLGNLASITNSDLHSRLVSMVTKTSNSPVLTWLGGVGKDQKYEWTDGSAWDYTDWMPGHPNTLRDQPACLEMFRVDESWWTSVDCQLKRASICSYPVAA; encoded by the exons ATGCTGAATTTGGTGCTTTTGTGCCTTTGGGCATTGTCAG GCCTCAATGCTGCCCCCTTGAGAGATGACGTTGTAGCTCCACCAAGAGGCATGGTCCACAATGACCAACTGACTCTGCCCAGTGGAATCCCAGCCTATGACCAGCGCAGACAGGGCACAGAACCTTCCAGACGCTTCCTGGTGGACTTGAACACTGGCCTGCTGAAGGAACACGCcagtgagatggagaggagggtggggaatg tgtTAGAGCCTCCGACCATGGGCTTACTCAGACAGGGCATCCAGAACTCTCCGCACACTCCAGTGGACAGAAAGACCGGGAACATCATCCAAGCGGTCGGGGACATAGAGACAAACTTCATCTTGAACTCTGCAG GCTCCGTGGAGGTGCCAGCCAAGATGACAGAGGCAGGCTGGGTGAGGGAAAGCGTGAGTCTGCCTCGCAGTGTCCCTGTGGAGCAGCGCAGGCAGGGCACAGAACCTTCCAGACGCTTCCTGATGGACCTGAACACTGGCCTGCTCAAGGAGCACATcagtgagatggagaggagggtggggaagg tgtATGTTCCTCCCTTCGTGGACTTGTTCAGACAGGGCACGGAGAACTCTCGGGCCACACTGGTGGACACCAGGACAGGGACCATCATCCAGGAAgtcggagagatggagaggaacatGAAGCTTgtcggagagatggagaggaacatGAAGCCAG ATGTGCAGAAGGAATGGTCTGAGGTTGTAGCTGAGGTTCACAATGTCCCAGTTGAGCAGCGCAGGCAGGGCACAGAACCTTCCAGACGCTTCCTGATGGACCTGAACACTGGCCTGCTGAAGGAGCACAtcagtgagatggagagaagggtggGGAAGG tgtatGTTCCTCCCTTCGTGGACTTGTTCAGACAGGGCACGGAGAACTCCCGGGCCACACTGGTGGACACCAGGACAGGAACCATCATCCAGGAAgtcggagagatggagaggaacttCATAATGAAGCCgcagg ATGTCTCCAGAGTTCAAGATCAGTTAGACACAGAGTGTGTTGGAGAGGTCATTGATGGCCGCTGCTACCGCTTCAATCCAACTCCAATGACCTTCAGCCAAGCAGAG gcctcATGCAGAGTTCTCAGCCGTCTTGGGAACCTGGCCTCCATTACCAACAGTGACCTGCACTCTCGcttggtctccatggtgaccaaGACCAGCAACAGCCCTGTTTTGACTTGGCTAGGCGGAGTTGGCAAG gacCAGAAGTATGAATGGACTGATGGGTCCGCCTGGGATTACACTGACTGGATGCCTGGACACCCAAACACACTGAGAGACCAGCCGGCTTGTCTGGAGATGTTCAGAGTTG atgagagtTGGTGGACATCTGTGGACTGTCAGTTGAAGAGGGCATCCATTTGCTCTTACCCCGTGGCAGCATAA